Within the Vespa crabro chromosome 5, iyVesCrab1.2, whole genome shotgun sequence genome, the region aaaattatacactAAAGATCCCAACTAAATAAATGATGTTTTACTAACATATCTCGAACACCATCTTTCAAAGGTTGAGATTGCTCCTTTTTTGCTGGCAGTTCCCAATCAGGATTTAAATTAAATGCAAATTGACTGAGTATTCTTAACTCACATTTTATCTGTACCCAACCTGGACTATTTATGAAACTCCATGGATAATAcctaaattaattattaatagtattaacgatattgatatttagtaaaaatatatatcattatttttatacttatttcgcgttataaatatttttaatccatACCATTTTTGTACTACCTCTACGCAAGAACATAGAACTTCAAGCCATAGATGTAAAACTTGTTCATTCAATCCAAGACAAATTAATGAACGTAATTTAACATCCATTTGTGCATGAGCATTGTCGTGTGACAAGTTTACAGACTGTACACATCGatataataactagtataaaaaatgaacacttttcattatttattgcaTTAGTTtggagaataaataataattaataactattatcaATAACTTACTTCTTCAGGAGTTAAAACTTTACCATCCTCATCCAGCCTATATGTTTTACAAAGTACTAACCGACTGTACACAGAATTGAaatccttttctatctctctgctTGAAGCTTCTTCAATGAAAAGCCATGGATGACATGGACCTCCTAAGAATGATGGTTTACGCATTCCATGTTCTAATACTGCTTTTATAGCAGGACATAAAGAACCTCTAACTAAATCTGTAACAGCTTCGCTGACCGCATCATCGCCTGCACATGTATACTGTTTGCTTCGTTCATCCAATAATTCGACAAATTTAGCAGGAAACCAGCCTAAAAATCAAGTTAAATGTAACATTCGAAGAATAGCAAGTTGAACTTATAAactgatttataaaaaaaaaaaaaaaaaataaccttaaataaataaaataatttcaagaaaattaattattataatatatctttcacATATGTTACCCCTAAGTCCATTAAGTTCTCCTACCCAACAATGTTCATCTTTTTgactaataatagtaattatatcatttttacgaaatccaagttcatcatcatcatgccTTTCAAAATCtacaattattaaatgattaatatttattatcatattataatcatgcataattatttaatttatacccAATAATGCTTTagctcttctttttctgttacgtgatacatttatataactaTCGTGATCTTTGGCATGACTTTCCATACTATAGTCTGCTATAAGTATAACATTGTTTAATTTTGGATCAACATTTATAAAGTGTCTTGCTACTTGTAGCACAGATTCTCTTAGATCAACCAAAATttctgaaataatataaaagtaaaaatttaaatactatgcattttaattaatatttaatataacaaacCAGTTTGATGAATATTCTTTGATTTTGCATCATCctcttcattatcatttccAAACAAAAATGTTTGTAGCATTgatttacttctttttatttgacgccttaaaagaaaatcaattatcattataatattattaatattataagtacaatctatattttctttaaaaaataaatttaaattatttacctATTTAGATGTTGTTTCGGTAAATTTGGCAATGCATCTGGATTACCAACTAATGCACCTTGATCAGCCATTAAATATGCTAAATGACGTCGTCTATGAGTTTCGATCAAAACGTCAGTTAATGATCCACTTACTTCTAgtgatatctatatataaatatatatatatatatacatataataaaatttaattaatcttattgtatataaatattatatatagaaaaacaaattatttatattttacttacgCGAAATAATTGATCTACATCGTCAATATCTCCAGGTATATCCGAAAGAGCATTAAATATTTGTGCAGAATTTTCAAGCTGCTTCAGATCTatctctataataataatttacatattttaattatatgtttctataaaggatataataatttttttaaataccttTTATCTTTAACATTCCAAGagtaatttgaaataaaactaTAGAAccatcaaaaagaaataaatcccACACTCGCAATAAAATCTTCATATGTACAACTGATGCAAATAATGTGAGAAACCAGTGCAGAGATATTAAACTTAATTCTATATCATGCTGTTCTAATACATGATCGATATCTGGTAAATAATTAGCTACTAATGTGCGTAGAACTCTTTGATCTGCTTGAAttcctataaatatataacaatatatttgattattagttaatttataatttatattatttataacatgaaataaaatatgatcttACAAATGTGTATAGAAAATTTCTACCTAATAATGTTGCTGAATAATATGAAGCTGGTAATAGATCTTCTACTATAGTTGCCATCATCCAAAATGCATCCTCTTCTTCTAACAAGAGTAATAGCGAGGCAGCTATTATACCAGTACCTTGACAATATcttaacaatataaacatataatgtATTAGTTTTTAAGTTTatcacaattatatatatatattattatacaaatactATTCTTACCCAATATCAGGATATAACCAAGCAAGAGTACGCATAACTCTTCGTAAACGTGGTATTCCTGTACTATGAAGATGACTAAAACATGCATTTGCAGGCATAATACGAAGaagatctttttctatttgtttattaGTCATAAGTACGTCACTGCTAGATGCTC harbors:
- the LOC124424035 gene encoding small G protein signaling modulator 3 homolog isoform X1 — encoded protein: MDIAKSFFNVRDHEGYVGKEEHNKKLEINLSEDELEAGDKNSREYLSPVPGGSFSALTSSMWPQDILAKLNQPDDPNSQPEYRFDEFGFRVEEEDGPEQSSRKILGIPFVEDPQHRLQWVALLEFSNNKEDTDFSWQNVNQRLPRTDKLRDMVRRGIPHSLRPQIWMQMSGALQKKHTSEMMYKDIVRASSSDVLMTNKQIEKDLLRIMPANACFSHLHSTGIPRLRRVMRTLAWLYPDIGYCQGTGIIAASLLLLLEEEDAFWMMATIVEDLLPASYYSATLLGIQADQRVLRTLVANYLPDIDHVLEQHDIELSLISLHWFLTLFASVVHMKILLRVWDLFLFDGSIVLFQITLGMLKIKEIDLKQLENSAQIFNALSDIPGDIDDVDQLFRISLEVSGSLTDVLIETHRRRHLAYLMADQGALVGNPDALPNLPKQHLNRRQIKRSKSMLQTFLFGNDNEEDDAKSKNIHQTEILVDLRESVLQVARHFINVDPKLNNVILIADYSMESHAKDHDSYINVSRNRKRRAKALLDFERHDDDELGFRKNDIITIISQKDEHCWVGELNGLRGWFPAKFVELLDERSKQYTCAGDDAVSEAVTDLVRGSLCPAIKAVLEHGMRKPSFLGGPCHPWLFIEEASSREIEKDFNSVYSRLVLCKTYRLDEDGKVLTPEELLYRCVQSVNLSHDNAHAQMDVKLRSLICLGLNEQVLHLWLEVLCSCVEVVQKWYYPWSFINSPGWVQIKCELRILSQFAFNLNPDWELPAKKEQSQPLKDGVRDMLVKHHLFSWDL
- the LOC124424035 gene encoding small G protein signaling modulator 3 homolog isoform X2; this encodes MILILNQNIEEEDGPEQSSRKILGIPFVEDPQHRLQWVALLEFSNNKEDTDFSWQNVNQRLPRTDKLRDMVRRGIPHSLRPQIWMQMSGALQKKHTSEMMYKDIVRASSSDVLMTNKQIEKDLLRIMPANACFSHLHSTGIPRLRRVMRTLAWLYPDIGYCQGTGIIAASLLLLLEEEDAFWMMATIVEDLLPASYYSATLLGIQADQRVLRTLVANYLPDIDHVLEQHDIELSLISLHWFLTLFASVVHMKILLRVWDLFLFDGSIVLFQITLGMLKIKEIDLKQLENSAQIFNALSDIPGDIDDVDQLFRISLEVSGSLTDVLIETHRRRHLAYLMADQGALVGNPDALPNLPKQHLNRRQIKRSKSMLQTFLFGNDNEEDDAKSKNIHQTEILVDLRESVLQVARHFINVDPKLNNVILIADYSMESHAKDHDSYINVSRNRKRRAKALLDFERHDDDELGFRKNDIITIISQKDEHCWVGELNGLRGWFPAKFVELLDERSKQYTCAGDDAVSEAVTDLVRGSLCPAIKAVLEHGMRKPSFLGGPCHPWLFIEEASSREIEKDFNSVYSRLVLCKTYRLDEDGKVLTPEELLYRCVQSVNLSHDNAHAQMDVKLRSLICLGLNEQVLHLWLEVLCSCVEVVQKWYYPWSFINSPGWVQIKCELRILSQFAFNLNPDWELPAKKEQSQPLKDGVRDMLVKHHLFSWDL